A portion of the Pseudomonas sp. PSE14 genome contains these proteins:
- the nadD gene encoding nicotinate-nucleotide adenylyltransferase has translation MKKARPRRIGLFGGTFDPVHIGHLRSAVEMAEQFEFDELRLMPNARPPHRDTPQVKPAQRLAMVELAVAGVAPLVVDDRELKRDKPSYTIDTLESLRGELDEQDQLFLLVGWDAFCGLPTWHRWEELLEHCHVVVLQRPDADSEPPEDLRDLLAARSVADPKAMTGPAGQITFVWQTPLAVSATQIRQLLSQGRSARFLVPDAVLNYIEAHGLYQAPH, from the coding sequence ATGAAGAAGGCGCGTCCCCGGCGGATCGGCCTGTTCGGCGGCACCTTCGATCCGGTGCACATCGGCCACCTGCGCAGCGCGGTGGAGATGGCAGAGCAGTTCGAGTTCGACGAACTGCGCCTGATGCCCAACGCTCGTCCGCCGCACCGCGACACCCCGCAGGTGAAGCCGGCGCAGCGGCTGGCGATGGTCGAGCTGGCGGTGGCCGGCGTGGCCCCGCTGGTGGTCGACGACCGCGAGCTCAAACGTGACAAACCCTCCTACACCATCGACACCCTGGAGTCGCTGCGTGGGGAGCTGGATGAGCAGGACCAGTTGTTCCTGCTGGTCGGCTGGGACGCATTCTGCGGTCTGCCGACCTGGCATCGCTGGGAAGAGTTGCTGGAGCACTGCCATGTCGTCGTGCTGCAGCGCCCGGATGCCGACAGCGAGCCGCCGGAAGACCTGCGCGACCTGCTGGCGGCGCGCAGTGTTGCCGACCCGAAGGCGATGACCGGCCCGGCCGGGCAGATCACCTTCGTCTGGCAGACGCCGCTGGCAGTTTCCGCCACCCAGATTCGCCAACTCCTGTCGCAAGGGCGCTCGGCGCGCTTCCTGGTGCCGGACGCGGTGTTGAACTATATCGAGGCACACGGCCTGTACCAGGCGCCTCACTGA
- a CDS encoding D-alanyl-D-alanine carboxypeptidase family protein has product MNIFNIAKRLSLLVLLSAPVASWAAEVVPAAPQLAAKAWVLMDGASGQILVENAGDERLPPASLTKLMTAYIATKEIEGGRIAESDMVTVSEHAWRTGGSRMFIKVGSQVSVSDLLHGIIIQSGNDASVALAEHIAGSEDAFADMMNTTAQKLGMTNSHFMDATGLPNPDHYSSAKDMAVLARAIIYGEPTHYAIYAQKEFFWNNIKQPNRNLLLWRDKTVDGLKTGHTDEAGYCLVASAVRDGQRMIAVVFGTNSEQARAAETQKLLTYGFRFFESQTFYKKGAELTKAMVWKGSEHEVKAGLAEDLTMTVPRGQLKQLQANMVVEPSLMAPIQQGQVIGKVEVKLGDKVVRTSDLVALNAVEEGGFFRRIWDSLRLFFYGLFN; this is encoded by the coding sequence ATGAACATCTTCAACATCGCCAAACGCCTGTCATTGCTTGTGCTGCTCAGCGCCCCCGTGGCCAGCTGGGCCGCTGAAGTCGTTCCCGCCGCGCCGCAACTGGCGGCCAAGGCCTGGGTCCTGATGGACGGCGCCAGCGGCCAGATTCTCGTCGAGAACGCCGGCGACGAGCGCCTGCCCCCGGCCAGCCTGACCAAGCTGATGACCGCCTACATCGCCACCAAGGAAATCGAAGGCGGCCGCATCGCCGAATCCGACATGGTCACCGTCAGCGAGCATGCCTGGCGCACCGGCGGTTCGCGCATGTTCATCAAGGTCGGCTCCCAAGTTTCGGTGAGTGACCTGCTGCACGGCATCATTATCCAGTCGGGTAACGACGCCTCTGTCGCCCTGGCCGAGCACATCGCCGGCAGCGAAGACGCCTTCGCCGACATGATGAACACCACCGCGCAGAAGCTGGGCATGACCAACTCCCACTTCATGGACGCCACCGGCCTGCCCAACCCGGACCACTACTCGTCCGCCAAGGACATGGCCGTCCTGGCCCGCGCCATCATCTACGGCGAGCCGACCCACTACGCCATCTACGCGCAGAAAGAGTTCTTCTGGAACAACATCAAGCAGCCCAACCGCAACCTGCTGCTGTGGCGCGACAAGACCGTCGACGGCCTGAAGACTGGCCACACCGACGAAGCCGGCTACTGCCTCGTGGCCTCCGCCGTGCGTGACGGCCAGCGCATGATCGCCGTGGTGTTCGGCACCAACAGCGAACAGGCCCGCGCCGCCGAGACCCAGAAGCTGCTGACCTATGGCTTCCGCTTCTTCGAATCGCAGACCTTCTACAAGAAGGGCGCCGAGCTGACCAAGGCCATGGTCTGGAAGGGCTCCGAGCACGAAGTCAAAGCCGGCCTGGCCGAAGACCTGACCATGACCGTACCGCGCGGCCAGCTCAAGCAGCTGCAGGCCAACATGGTTGTCGAGCCGAGCCTGATGGCCCCGATCCAGCAGGGTCAGGTGATCGGCAAGGTCGAGGTCAAGCTGGGTGACAAGGTCGTCCGTACCTCCGACCTGGTCGCGCTGAACGCCGTTGAAGAAGGCGGCTTCTTCCGCCGCATTTGGGACAGCCTGCGCCTGTTCTTCTACGGCCTGTTCAACTGA
- the mltB gene encoding lytic murein transglycosylase B: MKKGMQVLRAWAARGVHWVGIAGAIGMSGAAAAGDYDGSPQVAEFVSEMTREYGFAGEQLMALFHDVERKQSILDAISRPAERVKTWKEYRPIFVTDARINRGVDFWNQNAEALARAEQEYGVPAQYIVAIIGVETFFGRNTGNFKVMDALSTLGFDYPPRADFFRKELKQFLLLAREQQVDPLSLTGSYAGAMGLPQFMPSSFRAYAVDFDGDGHINIWSDPTDAIGSVANYFKQHGWHTGEPVVSQAELGTSTAEDAITQGLEPQLNLGQLRSQGWRTHDVLRDDLMVTAMRLEGDQGSEYWVGLPNFYVITRYNRSAMYAMAVHQLAGEIAKARGVH, translated from the coding sequence GTGAAGAAAGGGATGCAAGTATTGCGCGCCTGGGCTGCCAGGGGAGTGCATTGGGTCGGAATCGCGGGGGCGATCGGCATGTCCGGTGCCGCTGCCGCGGGCGACTACGATGGCTCGCCGCAAGTGGCCGAGTTCGTCAGCGAAATGACCCGTGAGTACGGCTTCGCCGGCGAACAGCTCATGGCGTTGTTCCATGACGTGGAACGCAAGCAATCGATCCTCGACGCCATCTCCCGCCCTGCCGAACGGGTGAAGACCTGGAAGGAATACCGCCCGATCTTCGTCACCGACGCGCGCATCAACCGTGGCGTGGACTTCTGGAACCAGAACGCCGAGGCCCTGGCTCGCGCCGAGCAGGAATACGGCGTGCCGGCCCAATACATCGTCGCCATCATCGGCGTAGAGACCTTCTTCGGCCGCAACACCGGCAACTTCAAGGTGATGGACGCGCTGTCCACCCTGGGCTTCGACTACCCGCCGCGCGCCGACTTCTTCCGCAAGGAACTCAAGCAGTTCCTGCTCCTGGCCCGCGAACAGCAGGTCGACCCGCTCAGCCTGACCGGCTCCTACGCGGGCGCCATGGGCCTGCCGCAGTTCATGCCAAGCAGCTTCCGCGCCTATGCCGTGGACTTCGACGGCGACGGCCACATCAACATCTGGAGCGACCCGACCGATGCCATCGGTAGCGTCGCCAACTACTTCAAGCAGCACGGCTGGCACACCGGCGAACCGGTGGTGTCGCAGGCCGAGCTGGGCACCTCCACCGCCGAGGATGCCATCACCCAGGGCCTGGAGCCGCAGCTGAACCTCGGTCAGCTACGCTCTCAGGGCTGGCGCACCCATGACGTACTGCGCGACGACCTGATGGTCACCGCCATGCGCCTGGAAGGCGACCAGGGCTCCGAATACTGGGTCGGGCTGCCGAACTTCTATGTGATCACCCGTTACAACCGCAGCGCCATGTATGCCATGGCGGTCCATCAGCTGGCTGGCGAGATCGCCAAGGCGCGAGGTGTCCATTGA
- the rlmH gene encoding 23S rRNA (pseudouridine(1915)-N(3))-methyltransferase RlmH: MRLRLIAVGSRMPRWVEEGWQEYVKRLPSELSLELVEIPLNTRGKNADVARLIRQEGEAMLSKVQPGERIVTLEVEGKPWSTPQLAQELDRWRLDARTVNLMVGGPEGLAPEVCARSEQRWSLSPLTLPHPLVRILVGEQIYRAWTVLSGHPYHK, translated from the coding sequence GTGCGTCTGCGTCTGATCGCGGTCGGCTCGCGCATGCCGCGCTGGGTGGAAGAGGGCTGGCAGGAGTACGTCAAGCGCCTGCCCTCGGAGCTGTCCCTGGAGCTAGTGGAAATCCCGCTCAACACGCGTGGCAAGAATGCCGACGTGGCGCGGCTGATTCGCCAGGAAGGCGAGGCCATGCTGAGCAAGGTCCAGCCCGGGGAACGCATCGTCACCCTGGAAGTCGAAGGCAAGCCCTGGAGCACCCCCCAGCTGGCGCAGGAGCTCGACCGCTGGCGCCTGGACGCGCGCACCGTCAACCTCATGGTCGGCGGGCCGGAAGGCCTGGCGCCGGAGGTCTGCGCGCGCAGCGAACAGCGCTGGTCGCTGTCGCCGCTGACCCTGCCGCATCCGCTGGTGCGCATCCTGGTTGGCGAGCAGATCTACCGCGCCTGGACGGTTCTGTCCGGGCACCCCTACCACAAGTAG
- a CDS encoding glutamate-5-semialdehyde dehydrogenase produces MTESVLDYMSRLGRAAREASRVVARATTAQKNQALLAAADALDAARAQLTEANEKDLANGRANGLEPAMLDRLALTPARIDDMIEGLRQVASLPDPIGEIRDMRYVPSGIQIGKMRVPLGVVGIIYESRPNVTIDAASLCLKSGNATILRGGSEAIHSNQAIAACIQQGLAAAGLPASAVQVVETTDRAAVGALITMPEFVDVIVPRGGKSLIERISRDAKVPVIKHLDGICHVYIDVAADLDKAIRVADNAKTQRYAPCNTMETLLVHSGIADRVLPPLAAIYRDKGVELRGDAATRALLGNDVLEATEEDWRTEYNAPILSIRIVDGLEQAIEHINTYGSQHTDAIITENFTDARRFLTEVDSASVMVNASTRFADGFEYGLGAEIGISTDKLHARGPVGLEGLTSEKYVVFGDGHVRT; encoded by the coding sequence ATGACCGAGTCCGTTCTCGACTATATGAGCCGCCTGGGCCGCGCCGCCCGTGAAGCGTCGCGCGTTGTCGCGCGCGCCACGACCGCGCAGAAGAACCAAGCCCTGCTGGCCGCTGCCGATGCCCTGGACGCCGCCCGCGCCCAGCTGACCGAAGCCAACGAAAAGGACTTGGCCAACGGCCGCGCCAATGGCCTGGAACCAGCCATGCTGGACCGCCTGGCCCTGACCCCGGCACGCATCGACGACATGATTGAGGGCCTGCGCCAGGTCGCGTCGCTGCCGGACCCCATCGGTGAGATCCGCGACATGCGCTACGTGCCGTCCGGCATCCAGATCGGCAAGATGCGCGTGCCGCTGGGCGTGGTGGGGATCATCTACGAATCCCGTCCGAACGTGACCATCGACGCCGCCAGCCTGTGCCTGAAGTCGGGCAACGCGACCATCCTGCGCGGAGGCTCCGAGGCGATCCATTCCAACCAGGCCATCGCCGCCTGCATCCAGCAGGGCCTGGCCGCCGCCGGTCTGCCGGCGAGCGCCGTGCAGGTGGTGGAAACCACCGACCGCGCTGCCGTCGGCGCGCTCATCACCATGCCCGAGTTCGTCGACGTGATCGTTCCGCGCGGCGGCAAGAGCCTGATCGAGCGCATCAGCCGCGACGCCAAGGTCCCTGTGATCAAGCACCTGGACGGCATCTGCCACGTCTACATCGACGTTGCCGCCGACCTGGACAAGGCGATCCGCGTCGCCGACAACGCCAAGACCCAGCGCTACGCGCCGTGCAACACCATGGAGACGCTGCTGGTCCACTCCGGCATCGCCGACCGCGTGCTGCCGCCGCTGGCCGCCATCTACCGCGACAAGGGCGTGGAGCTGCGCGGCGACGCCGCCACCCGCGCGCTGCTGGGCAACGACGTGCTGGAAGCCACCGAGGAAGACTGGCGCACCGAGTACAACGCGCCGATCCTGTCGATCCGTATAGTCGATGGCTTGGAACAGGCCATCGAGCACATCAACACCTACGGCTCGCAGCACACCGACGCGATCATCACCGAGAACTTCACCGACGCCCGCCGCTTCCTCACCGAAGTGGATTCGGCCTCGGTCATGGTCAACGCCTCGACCCGCTTCGCCGATGGTTTCGAGTACGGCCTGGGCGCGGAGATCGGCATTTCCACCGACAAGCTGCACGCCCGCGGCCCGGTCGGCCTGGAAGGCCTGACCAGCGAGAAGTACGTGGTGTTCGGCGACGGGCACGTGCGCACCTGA
- a CDS encoding DUF493 domain-containing protein, translating into MTDTTNTVDPLNSGNEQPAPKIEFPCERYPIKVIGDAGEGFSDLVVEIIQRHAPDLDVTTLVTRDSRNGRFLSVQVLITATGVDQLQNIHKDLRATGRVHMVL; encoded by the coding sequence ATGACTGATACCACCAATACCGTCGACCCCCTCAATTCCGGGAACGAGCAGCCCGCGCCGAAGATCGAGTTCCCCTGCGAACGCTATCCGATCAAGGTCATTGGCGACGCCGGCGAAGGCTTCTCCGACCTGGTCGTCGAAATCATCCAGCGCCACGCGCCCGACCTCGACGTCACCACCCTGGTCACCCGTGACAGCCGCAACGGCCGCTTCCTGTCCGTGCAGGTGCTGATCACCGCCACTGGCGTCGACCAGTTGCAGAACATCCATAAAGACCTGCGCGCCACCGGTCGCGTCCACATGGTGCTCTGA
- the rodA gene encoding rod shape-determining protein RodA encodes MKRRSSLLQRLHIDGLLLLLLVTLVSVGLFVLYSASGKSWDLLIKQASSFGLGLGAMFVLAQIEPRFLARWVPLGYLIGVALLVVVDVMGHNAMGATRWINIPGVIRFQPAEFMKLLMPMTIAWYLSKRSLPPGFKHSVVGLALIVVPFVLILKQPDLGTAMLVLASGAFVLFVGGLRWRWIIMAVSAAVPVAVAMWYFVMHDYQKQRVLTFLDPESDPLGTGWNIIQSKAAIGSGGVFGKGWLLGTQSHLDFLPESHTDFIIAVLGEEFGLVGVCLLLVLYLLVIYRGLWITAQAQTLFGKLLAGSITMTFFVYVFVNIGMVSGLLPVVGVPLPFISYGGTSLVTLMSGFGVLMSIHTHRKWIAQV; translated from the coding sequence ATGAAGCGGCGCTCCAGCCTGTTGCAGCGCCTGCACATCGACGGCCTGCTGCTCCTGCTGCTGGTGACCCTGGTCTCCGTCGGCCTGTTCGTCCTCTATTCGGCCAGCGGCAAGAGCTGGGACCTGCTGATCAAGCAGGCGTCATCCTTCGGCCTGGGCCTGGGGGCTATGTTCGTACTGGCGCAGATCGAGCCGCGCTTCCTCGCCCGCTGGGTGCCGCTGGGCTACCTGATCGGCGTGGCGCTGCTGGTGGTAGTGGACGTGATGGGCCACAACGCCATGGGCGCGACCCGCTGGATCAACATCCCGGGGGTGATCCGCTTCCAGCCGGCGGAGTTCATGAAGCTGTTGATGCCCATGACCATCGCCTGGTACCTGTCCAAGCGCTCGCTGCCGCCGGGCTTCAAGCACAGCGTGGTGGGCCTGGCGCTGATCGTGGTGCCCTTCGTGCTGATCCTCAAGCAGCCGGACCTGGGTACCGCCATGCTGGTGCTGGCCTCCGGCGCCTTCGTGCTGTTCGTCGGCGGCCTGCGCTGGCGCTGGATCATCATGGCCGTGTCGGCGGCGGTGCCGGTGGCGGTGGCCATGTGGTACTTCGTCATGCACGACTACCAGAAGCAGCGCGTACTGACCTTCCTCGACCCGGAAAGCGACCCGCTGGGCACCGGCTGGAACATCATCCAGTCCAAGGCCGCCATCGGCTCGGGCGGGGTCTTCGGCAAGGGCTGGCTGCTGGGTACGCAGTCCCATCTGGATTTTTTGCCCGAAAGCCACACGGACTTTATCATTGCCGTGCTCGGCGAAGAGTTCGGCCTGGTCGGGGTGTGCCTCCTGCTGGTGCTGTACCTGCTGGTGATCTACCGGGGGCTGTGGATCACCGCCCAGGCGCAGACGCTGTTCGGCAAGCTGCTCGCCGGCAGTATCACCATGACCTTCTTCGTGTATGTGTTCGTCAACATTGGTATGGTCAGCGGGTTGTTGCCAGTGGTGGGGGTTCCGCTGCCCTTCATTAGTTACGGCGGAACTTCACTGGTGACCCTGATGTCAGGGTTCGGGGTTTTGATGTCGATCCATACCCATCGCAAGTGGATCGCCCAGGTTTGA
- the mrdA gene encoding penicillin-binding protein 2 codes for MPQPIQLKDHEKDARLVRARVIVGGVAIFLLALVLVARMYHLQVTQYDYHSTLSENNRVHVQPIPPNRGLIFDRNGVIIADNRPSFSLTITRERTENLKDTLKTLVDILGLTEEDQAIFEKRMKQGRRPFEPVPIMFELSEEQIARIAVNQYRLPGVDVAAQFVRHYPLGEHFAHSVGYVGRINEAELKKLDPVAYSGTHHIGKTGVEKFYENELHGTVGYEEVETNARGRVLRVLKRTEPVSGRDIVLSIDSKLQAKAEEALAGRRGAIVAIQPSTGDVLAMVSQPSYDPNLFVTGISFKDYSALRDSEDRPLYNRVLRGLYPPGSTVKPAVAIAGLDAGVVTPSTRVFDPGYYQLPNYDHKYRNWNRSGDGWVNLETAIMRSNDTYFYDLAHKLGIDRLHDYMSEFGFGQRVALDMFGEAEGLMPSRQWKRALRRQAWFPGETLILGIGQGYMQATPLQLAQMTSLIANKGKWIRPHLAKTIDGQPPVDPEPMPDILLKDPNNWSLVDNGMQQVVHGARGTAHKVGATAVYRIAGKSGTAQVVAIKQGEKYDRSKLLERHRDHALFVGFAPADNPQIAVAVMVENGESGSGVAAPVLKQVMDAWLLDENGKLKPEYAPQATAEAAKP; via the coding sequence ATGCCGCAGCCGATACAGCTCAAGGACCACGAGAAGGACGCCCGCCTGGTCCGCGCCCGCGTCATCGTCGGCGGGGTGGCGATCTTCCTGCTGGCGCTGGTGCTGGTGGCGCGCATGTATCACCTGCAGGTGACGCAGTACGACTACCACTCGACGCTGTCGGAAAACAACCGAGTCCACGTCCAGCCGATTCCGCCCAACCGCGGGCTGATCTTCGACCGCAATGGCGTGATCATTGCCGACAACCGTCCCAGTTTCAGCCTGACCATCACCCGCGAGCGCACCGAGAACCTCAAGGACACGCTCAAGACCCTGGTGGACATCCTCGGCCTCACCGAGGAAGACCAGGCCATCTTCGAGAAGCGCATGAAGCAGGGCCGCCGGCCGTTCGAACCGGTGCCGATCATGTTCGAGCTGTCCGAAGAGCAGATCGCCCGCATCGCGGTGAACCAGTACCGCCTGCCCGGCGTCGACGTGGCCGCGCAGTTCGTCCGCCATTACCCGCTGGGCGAACACTTCGCCCACTCGGTCGGCTACGTCGGGCGGATCAACGAGGCGGAGCTCAAGAAGCTCGACCCGGTGGCCTATTCCGGCACCCACCACATCGGCAAGACCGGCGTGGAGAAGTTCTACGAGAACGAACTGCACGGCACCGTGGGTTACGAGGAAGTAGAGACCAACGCCCGTGGCCGCGTGCTGCGCGTGCTCAAGCGCACCGAGCCGGTGTCCGGCCGCGACATCGTACTGAGCATCGACAGCAAGCTGCAGGCCAAGGCCGAGGAGGCCCTGGCCGGCCGTCGTGGCGCCATCGTGGCGATCCAGCCGTCCACCGGCGACGTGCTGGCGATGGTCAGCCAGCCGAGCTACGACCCCAACCTGTTCGTCACCGGCATCAGCTTCAAGGACTATTCCGCCCTGCGCGATTCCGAGGACCGCCCGCTGTACAACCGCGTGCTGCGCGGCCTCTATCCGCCGGGCTCGACGGTAAAACCGGCGGTGGCCATCGCCGGCCTAGACGCCGGCGTGGTGACGCCCTCCACCCGTGTGTTCGACCCCGGCTACTACCAACTGCCGAACTATGACCACAAGTACCGCAACTGGAACCGCTCGGGCGATGGCTGGGTGAACCTGGAAACCGCGATCATGCGGTCCAACGACACCTACTTCTACGACCTGGCCCACAAGCTGGGGATCGACCGCCTGCACGACTACATGAGCGAGTTCGGCTTCGGCCAGCGCGTGGCCCTGGACATGTTCGGCGAGGCCGAGGGCCTGATGCCCTCCCGGCAATGGAAGCGCGCGCTGCGCCGCCAGGCCTGGTTCCCCGGCGAGACGCTGATCCTCGGCATCGGCCAGGGCTACATGCAGGCCACGCCGCTGCAACTGGCGCAGATGACCTCGCTGATCGCCAACAAGGGCAAGTGGATCCGTCCGCACCTGGCCAAGACCATCGACGGCCAGCCGCCAGTGGACCCCGAACCGATGCCGGACATCCTGCTCAAGGACCCGAACAACTGGAGCCTGGTCGACAATGGCATGCAGCAGGTGGTCCACGGTGCCCGTGGCACCGCGCACAAGGTCGGCGCCACCGCCGTCTATCGCATCGCCGGCAAGTCCGGTACGGCGCAGGTGGTGGCGATCAAGCAGGGCGAGAAGTACGACCGCTCCAAGCTCCTCGAACGGCACCGTGACCACGCCCTGTTCGTCGGCTTCGCCCCGGCGGACAACCCGCAGATCGCCGTGGCGGTGATGGTGGAGAACGGCGAGTCCGGCTCCGGCGTCGCCGCACCCGTGCTCAAGCAGGTGATGGACGCCTGGCTGCTCGACGAGAACGGCAAGCTCAAGCCTGAATACGCGCCCCAGGCCACGGCGGAGGCCGCCAAGCCATGA
- the rsfS gene encoding ribosome silencing factor produces the protein MQTEQLVELAIAALEDLKAQDITVIDVREKTSITDVMVIATGSSGRQVKSLADNVLEKVKEQGVKPIGSEGQEGGEWVLIDLANVVVHVMQPATRQFYDLERLWQGAEQSRAHHSAE, from the coding sequence ATGCAAACCGAACAACTGGTCGAGCTGGCCATCGCCGCTCTGGAAGATCTCAAGGCGCAGGACATCACCGTCATCGATGTGCGCGAGAAAACCAGCATCACCGACGTCATGGTCATCGCCACCGGCAGCTCCGGCCGCCAGGTCAAGTCGCTGGCCGACAACGTGCTGGAGAAGGTCAAGGAACAGGGCGTCAAGCCGATTGGCAGCGAAGGCCAGGAAGGCGGCGAGTGGGTTCTGATCGACCTCGCCAACGTCGTGGTCCACGTCATGCAGCCGGCCACCCGCCAGTTCTACGACCTGGAGCGCCTGTGGCAGGGCGCCGAGCAGAGCCGCGCACACCACAGCGCCGAGTAA
- the lipB gene encoding lipoyl(octanoyl) transferase LipB — MGETLGFRELGMLPYEPTWHAMQRFTAEREPATPDEVWLLEHERVFTQGQAGKAEHVLFPGDIPVVQVDRGGQVTYHGPGQLVAYLLLDVRRSGIGVRDLVSRIEQSLIGLLDSYGVNAVSKPDAPGVYVDGAKIASLGLRIRNGRSFHGLALNVDMDLEPFRRINPCGYAGMAMTQLRELAGPIALADVRERLRGELVQRLGYAAQKTLTGGI; from the coding sequence ATGGGCGAAACGCTGGGATTTCGTGAGTTGGGCATGTTGCCCTACGAGCCGACCTGGCACGCCATGCAGCGCTTCACCGCCGAGCGCGAGCCCGCTACGCCCGACGAAGTCTGGCTGCTCGAACACGAGCGCGTCTTCACCCAGGGGCAGGCCGGCAAGGCCGAACATGTGCTGTTCCCCGGCGATATCCCGGTCGTTCAGGTCGACCGCGGCGGCCAGGTCACCTACCACGGCCCCGGCCAATTGGTGGCTTACCTGCTCCTCGACGTGCGCCGTTCCGGCATCGGCGTGCGCGATCTGGTCTCTCGCATCGAACAGAGCCTCATCGGTCTGCTGGACAGCTACGGCGTGAACGCTGTGTCCAAACCCGATGCTCCGGGCGTCTATGTTGACGGCGCGAAGATCGCATCCCTCGGCCTGCGCATCCGCAACGGCCGCTCCTTCCATGGCCTGGCGCTGAACGTGGACATGGACCTGGAACCCTTTCGACGCATCAATCCCTGCGGTTACGCAGGCATGGCCATGACCCAGCTGCGAGAGCTGGCGGGCCCCATCGCATTGGCCGATGTGCGCGAGCGCCTGCGTGGCGAACTCGTCCAGCGCCTTGGCTACGCAGCACAGAAGACCCTAACGGGCGGGATCTAA
- a CDS encoding septal ring lytic transglycosylase RlpA family protein — protein sequence MSKRIASPGLWSLAACVGLSTVFLASCTGNRAPQQQPVASSGISGPYDYNRPHRDGAPWWDVDVSRIPDAVPMRHNGPVKNNPYTVLGKTYYPMNDARTYNVVGTASWYGTKFHGQATANGEQYDLYGMTAAHKTLPLPSYVRVTNLDNGKSVIVRVNDRGPFYSDRVIDLSFAAAKKLGYAETGTARVKVEGIDPDRWWASQGKSQPMIMALPKMAPQQPAAAQPQAVAMAQSIETYTPPPTQHAAPVAPVQIDSKKNASLPADGLYLQVGAFANPDAAELLKEKVGSLTGAKSFISSVVVNQQTLYRVRLGPINTQDEASRMQDSIRVANLGQPKLVHLD from the coding sequence TTGAGCAAGCGAATCGCAAGTCCCGGCCTCTGGTCGCTGGCCGCCTGCGTTGGCCTGAGCACTGTGTTCCTCGCCAGTTGTACGGGTAACCGCGCGCCGCAGCAGCAGCCAGTCGCCAGCAGCGGCATTTCCGGCCCTTACGACTACAACCGCCCGCATCGCGACGGCGCGCCCTGGTGGGACGTCGACGTTTCGCGCATCCCTGATGCCGTGCCGATGCGCCACAACGGGCCGGTGAAGAACAACCCCTACACCGTGCTGGGCAAGACCTACTACCCGATGAACGACGCACGTACTTACAACGTGGTAGGCACCGCGTCCTGGTACGGCACCAAGTTCCACGGCCAGGCCACCGCCAACGGTGAGCAGTACGACCTGTACGGCATGACCGCCGCGCACAAGACCCTGCCGCTGCCCAGCTACGTGCGCGTCACCAACCTGGACAACGGCAAGAGCGTGATCGTCCGGGTCAACGACCGTGGTCCGTTCTATTCCGACCGGGTGATCGACCTGTCCTTCGCCGCGGCGAAGAAGCTCGGTTACGCCGAAACCGGCACCGCGCGGGTCAAGGTCGAGGGTATCGACCCGGATCGCTGGTGGGCCTCCCAGGGCAAGTCGCAGCCGATGATCATGGCGCTGCCGAAAATGGCCCCGCAGCAGCCGGCCGCCGCGCAGCCACAGGCCGTGGCCATGGCGCAATCGATCGAAACCTACACCCCGCCGCCCACGCAGCACGCAGCGCCCGTGGCGCCGGTTCAGATCGACTCAAAAAAAAACGCTTCATTACCAGCCGATGGCCTGTATCTCCAGGTGGGTGCCTTCGCCAACCCGGACGCTGCGGAGCTTCTCAAGGAGAAGGTCGGCAGCCTGACGGGGGCGAAATCCTTTATCAGCTCGGTCGTGGTCAACCAGCAGACCTTGTACCGAGTGCGCCTGGGGCCGATCAACACGCAGGATGAAGCAAGCCGGATGCAGGACAGCATCCGCGTGGCCAATCTTGGCCAACCCAAGCTCGTGCATCTGGACTGA